Part of the Candidatus Tanganyikabacteria bacterium genome is shown below.
GTTCCCCCTGCAAAGGGCAGATCGCTGCTTCGGCCTGGGCGAGAAGACCGGCTACCTGGATCGGCGCGGGCGCGCCTACACGATGTGGAACACCGACGACGGCCGGCCGCACATCGAGACCCTCGATCCGCTGTACGCCTCGATCCCCTGGCTCGTCCACCTGGCGGAGGGCGGCGCCGCCATGGGCCTGTACCTCGACGACTCCCACAGGACCGCCTGGGATCTCGGCTGCGCCGACCCCCACAAGGTCGTCGTGCGCACGCCGCGGCCGGCGGTGGACCTGTACCTCGTGGTCGGGCCGGATCTCGGCGACGTCGTGCGGCGCTACGCCGCCCTGACCGGCACGATGCCGCTCCCGCCGCGCTGGGCCCTCGGCTATCAACAATGCCGCTATAGCTACATGTCAGCAGAGCGCGTGCGGGAGGTGGCCGGCGAGTTCCGCCGCCGCGAGATCCCCTGCGACGTGCTGTACATGGACATCGACTACATGGACGAGTTCCGGGTGTTCACCTGGGATCCGGCGCGCTTCGCCGACCCGGCCGCCCTGCACGCGGATCTGCGGGCGCTGGGGTTCCGCACGATCACCATCGTCGATCCCGGCGTCAAGAAGGAAGCCGGCTACCCGGTCTACGACGACGGCCTGGCCCGCGACGCCTACGTGCGCGACGCCGACGGCGTGCCCTACGTGGGCGAGGTCTGGCCCGGCAAGGTGTGCTTCCCCGACTTCTCCCGGGAGGACGTGCGCCGGTGGTGGGGCGACCGGCACGCGCCGTTGCTGGATGCCGGCGTCTCCGGGATCTGGAACGACATGAACGAGCCGGCCGATTTCTCGACCGACAGCAAGACCCTACCCGAAGACGCCCTGCACGCCTACGGCAAGCGCCATGCCGAGGTCCACAACCTCTACGGCTTCTACATGGCCCAGGCCACGCACGAGGCCCTGCTGCGCGAACGCACCGGCGAGCGGCCCTTTGTGCTGACGCGCGCCGGGTTCGCCGGCATCCAGCGCTACGCCGCGATGTGGACCGGCGACAACCACAGCATCTGGCTCCACCTGGAGCAAGCCCTGCCGATGGCGCTGAACCTGGGGCTCTCGGGCCTGCCCTTCGTGGGCCCCGACGTGGGCGGCTTCACGGGCGACACCGACGGCGAACTCCTGGCGCGCTGGACGCAACTGGGCGCCCTGACGCCGTTCTTCCGCAACCACACGTGCAAGGACACCCGGGACCAGGAACCGTGGACCTTCGGCGCCGAGATCGAGGAAATCTGCCGCCGCTACATCCGGCTCCGCTACGAACTCCTGCCCTACC
Proteins encoded:
- a CDS encoding DUF5110 domain-containing protein, encoding MSLATRPTWHTETGEWSVELGDFDLVVSIPLPRVLHVVLYPRGQRPEPTPAIADPGRRSLPFETLESFTGIRCRGGDMDCYFRLFFPHSGDAAEEGEKGDGFPILGVYAHAGRDDRQAHENVVLTPDAAGWKLEFPLQRADRCFGLGEKTGYLDRRGRAYTMWNTDDGRPHIETLDPLYASIPWLVHLAEGGAAMGLYLDDSHRTAWDLGCADPHKVVVRTPRPAVDLYLVVGPDLGDVVRRYAALTGTMPLPPRWALGYQQCRYSYMSAERVREVAGEFRRREIPCDVLYMDIDYMDEFRVFTWDPARFADPAALHADLRALGFRTITIVDPGVKKEAGYPVYDDGLARDAYVRDADGVPYVGEVWPGKVCFPDFSREDVRRWWGDRHAPLLDAGVSGIWNDMNEPADFSTDSKTLPEDALHAYGKRHAEVHNLYGFYMAQATHEALLRERTGERPFVLTRAGFAGIQRYAAMWTGDNHSIWLHLEQALPMALNLGLSGLPFVGPDVGGFTGDTDGELLARWTQLGALTPFFRNHTCKDTRDQEPWTFGAEIEEICRRYIRLRYELLPYLYAQFRRASQDGTPVLRPLALEFPLDPETWAIADQALVGPDLLVCPISRPGVTRRAVYFPEGDWYDVWTGARFQGPDWRVARADLATLPLFARAGAVLPRSAWGASTSLQDRETLILEVYPGSQLAGEWYDDDGASFAYGDGAYSLWRFAGGPDGDALRLAIEQEVAGYESPEKRVRLVVRGVARATAVTAGGREVPFEIAGGDLVAEGPLEPTEWVCRGVYSV